Proteins co-encoded in one Waddlia chondrophila WSU 86-1044 genomic window:
- a CDS encoding asparagine synthetase B family protein, whose translation MSGIAGIVYPDLFQMNDLIKPMVKTLKHRCLEEPAIHTYKNIQIGGCGSQTAYSRNKSIFCAIDGTLTNSKEIAQAMRMKSTSHAELVLKAYELLDTKFLEKIEGDFAIAILDQNKKKLLLARDRIGRRPLYWFQDNHHFIFASELKAILSTGAVPQTAAIDALSAYLFFGYIPQDMSPIKGINKLLPAHFLQLHLEGSKTIESYWSYSSYFEHPTKGSKEQILGNLSKIFESSIKQCLPNKEEKIGCFMSGGLGSASVAHYLKKLSKNDRILSYSVGFLNENEGDIEAAKLISSSLNIPQETYKITQDTFANDLVKINWYLDEPIADLNVVATWKLCEMASKNTKTVFSGMGSDELFAGHSRYTTKEQDASLIRQIALNWLHRLQRALIPIMQRVYKPFAYELMKESRTDPLQSSYLKANAYFDEAELAKASPKLRGIFDPEVFLHKFHHLFRVQSTVASYLYFDVKTRLVDCYIHQYERLTTAHQIDWQSPFLNRGVVEYLASLPEPNFLKEEEAAGYLKSLMENSLPDQIIQRPKRTRQLFLKSWMENSPMKDLFLKLPNGTLVDNGLVSQNWLKDQINHLGYANDTHRKLWSILQLEIWFRLFINRPIDSKPPEITVSDLLDEPA comes from the coding sequence ATGAGCGGCATTGCAGGAATTGTTTATCCCGATCTTTTTCAAATGAACGATCTAATCAAACCGATGGTGAAGACGCTAAAGCATCGCTGTCTGGAAGAGCCTGCCATCCACACTTATAAAAATATTCAGATAGGAGGATGTGGAAGTCAGACCGCCTATAGCAGAAACAAATCGATTTTCTGTGCAATTGATGGAACGCTGACTAATTCCAAAGAGATCGCACAGGCGATGCGGATGAAATCAACTTCTCATGCCGAGTTGGTATTGAAAGCGTATGAACTCTTGGACACTAAGTTTCTAGAAAAAATCGAAGGGGATTTCGCAATCGCCATCCTTGATCAGAATAAGAAAAAACTCCTGTTAGCAAGAGATAGGATAGGCAGAAGACCTTTATACTGGTTTCAAGACAACCACCATTTCATTTTTGCCAGCGAATTGAAAGCGATTCTGTCCACAGGAGCTGTCCCGCAAACAGCCGCGATCGATGCGCTATCGGCCTACCTCTTCTTTGGATATATTCCTCAAGACATGAGTCCGATTAAAGGGATCAACAAGCTTTTACCGGCGCATTTTCTGCAACTTCATTTGGAAGGAAGTAAAACAATCGAGTCCTACTGGTCATATAGCTCTTATTTTGAGCACCCTACTAAAGGATCGAAAGAGCAAATTTTAGGAAATTTAAGCAAGATCTTCGAATCAAGCATCAAACAGTGCCTTCCCAATAAAGAAGAAAAAATCGGCTGCTTTATGTCGGGTGGACTTGGCTCGGCAAGTGTCGCCCACTATCTGAAAAAACTCAGCAAAAATGACAGAATCCTTTCGTACAGCGTAGGATTTCTGAATGAAAACGAAGGAGATATCGAAGCGGCAAAACTCATATCCAGCTCCTTGAATATCCCACAGGAAACCTATAAAATCACTCAAGACACATTCGCAAATGATCTTGTAAAAATCAACTGGTATCTTGACGAGCCGATTGCCGATCTCAACGTGGTTGCTACCTGGAAGCTATGTGAAATGGCCTCTAAAAACACTAAAACGGTTTTTTCCGGTATGGGAAGCGATGAACTTTTTGCAGGACATAGCCGCTATACGACAAAAGAACAGGACGCAAGCCTTATCAGGCAAATCGCTCTGAACTGGCTTCACCGCTTGCAAAGAGCCCTCATCCCGATCATGCAAAGAGTGTACAAACCTTTTGCCTACGAATTAATGAAAGAATCACGGACAGACCCGTTGCAATCTAGCTACTTGAAAGCCAATGCTTATTTCGATGAAGCGGAACTAGCGAAAGCATCTCCAAAGTTAAGAGGAATTTTCGATCCGGAAGTATTTTTGCACAAATTTCACCATCTCTTTAGAGTACAGTCTACAGTTGCTTCATACCTTTATTTCGACGTAAAAACCCGCCTTGTTGATTGCTACATTCATCAATATGAAAGGCTGACAACAGCTCATCAGATCGATTGGCAGTCCCCTTTTCTCAATCGCGGCGTGGTGGAGTATCTGGCATCTCTTCCTGAGCCGAATTTTCTCAAAGAGGAAGAGGCAGCAGGATACCTCAAGTCTTTAATGGAAAACTCTCTTCCCGATCAGATTATCCAAAGGCCAAAGCGCACACGGCAACTCTTTCTTAAAAGTTGGATGGAAAACAGTCCAATGAAAGACCTGTTCCTTAAACTTCCGAATGGGACTCTTGTCGACAATGGGCTCGTCTCCCAAAATTGGCTGAAAGATCAAATCAATCATTTAGGATACGCCAACGATACGCACCGCAAGCTATGGTCTATTCTACAGCTGGAAATCTGGTTCAGATTATTCATTAACCGCCCTATCGACTCTAAACCTCCTGAGATCACAGTCTCCGATTTACTGGATGAACCTGCATGA
- a CDS encoding Hcp family type VI secretion system effector: protein MKHLLLALLLFGITAVYSQEEFAYLKMGGVVGDSQAPGHRSWFELSTFDQGPYRWTKKGREQNYLPRESGSEGAGKLVVVRTARNPSQQMYEAAVKGTYFGTVEIDVPVSTGMGDHYIRWTLSDVVVTGLNVERAHGKKGLPIEQATLSYQRAEWQLPEQKIQSHEHKNSSSWHYR from the coding sequence ATGAAACACTTACTTCTAGCCCTTCTGCTGTTTGGGATAACGGCAGTTTATTCCCAGGAAGAATTTGCCTATTTAAAAATGGGAGGAGTTGTCGGGGATAGCCAGGCGCCAGGCCATCGATCCTGGTTTGAATTGTCTACTTTTGATCAGGGACCGTATAGATGGACAAAAAAAGGAAGGGAGCAAAATTATTTGCCTCGCGAATCAGGTTCTGAAGGAGCTGGAAAGCTGGTGGTTGTCCGTACCGCTCGCAACCCTTCGCAGCAAATGTATGAGGCGGCTGTAAAGGGAACTTATTTCGGTACAGTTGAGATTGATGTTCCTGTTTCTACAGGAATGGGGGATCACTACATTCGCTGGACCCTTTCCGATGTTGTGGTGACAGGTCTTAACGTGGAACGTGCTCATGGGAAAAAGGGGCTGCCTATCGAACAGGCGACGCTTTCTTATCAAAGAGCTGAATGGCAGTTGCCTGAACAGAAAATACAGTCTCATGAGCATAAAAATTCAAGTTCCTGGCATTACCGTTAG
- a CDS encoding hydroxyacylglutathione hydrolase family protein produces MAFIFEQIRTGGDRNFAYLIGDGSTLEAVVIDPSYDPEAVVERAKDQRLKVSTIINTHGHGDHTNGNDMAQELTGADIAAYKNSSVPHEMDLDEGKVLNVGNLSLKIFHTPGHCEDHIVVYVQRHHVAITGDHLFVGKIGGTATEEQAELQYYHLQRLFSELPSETTIWPGHDVGVRPSSTLALEKESNPFLMVKNFEEFLDLKNNWADFKKKKGLK; encoded by the coding sequence ATGGCTTTTATTTTTGAACAGATTCGGACAGGCGGAGATCGCAATTTTGCTTATTTAATCGGGGATGGATCGACTCTGGAAGCTGTTGTCATCGATCCTTCTTATGATCCTGAAGCAGTAGTTGAAAGAGCGAAGGATCAGAGACTTAAAGTGTCTACAATTATCAATACTCATGGCCACGGAGACCATACAAATGGAAACGATATGGCTCAGGAACTTACAGGAGCTGACATTGCGGCGTACAAAAACTCCTCTGTTCCTCATGAGATGGATCTCGATGAAGGGAAGGTGTTGAACGTCGGGAATTTGTCCCTAAAGATTTTTCACACTCCTGGGCATTGTGAGGATCACATCGTCGTTTACGTTCAGAGGCACCATGTTGCAATTACAGGCGATCATTTATTTGTAGGCAAAATTGGGGGAACAGCAACAGAGGAGCAGGCAGAGCTGCAGTACTATCATTTGCAAAGGCTTTTTAGCGAACTTCCTTCGGAAACGACCATTTGGCCCGGCCATGACGTAGGAGTGCGTCCATCTTCAACATTGGCGCTGGAAAAAGAGTCCAATCCCTTTTTAATGGTAAAAAATTTCGAGGAATTTTTAGACTTGAAAAACAATTGGGCTGATTTCAAGAAAAAAAAGGGATTGAAATAG
- a CDS encoding Lpg1974 family pore-forming outer membrane protein — translation MKRHIAKFLIFIFLSSINVEADCCKNITYTKPPPPIRPCCCSDDCYSEPPRTYDPYCYACDQFCPGECHFFFGAEGLWWTACENDLDFAVDFNTEQTEILGIGNTHFASYDWDWGVRGWLGWNWCCGWDTVVSYTWFKTEGNQFIDTTDEDISLKASLLHPNTGLSDADTATAKLDLKYQALDVLFGRTIVYCEDTVQLHPFFGFHGIWLKHDQSYLYEGGDFGTGSLAAPARVTWNSTLKGAGLIGGADVNLKWPCGIGIFGSMGGSILASKTDIEHLQEILDISGNITSTDIDLKEDQCVCIPGLHLKTGLSFQFACGQCLLMKFHLMYEFNNYFNTPHLRRYSYNNEGVSSSSASGNTALQGITVGGEIFF, via the coding sequence ATGAAAAGACACATCGCAAAATTCCTGATATTTATTTTCCTATCGAGCATTAATGTTGAGGCTGACTGCTGTAAAAACATCACATACACAAAACCCCCTCCACCTATTCGCCCCTGCTGCTGCAGCGATGACTGCTACTCAGAACCTCCACGCACCTATGACCCTTATTGCTACGCCTGTGATCAATTCTGTCCGGGAGAGTGCCATTTTTTCTTTGGAGCCGAGGGGCTTTGGTGGACGGCATGCGAGAACGATCTGGATTTTGCCGTCGACTTCAACACGGAACAAACAGAGATTTTGGGTATTGGAAACACACACTTCGCCAGCTATGATTGGGACTGGGGCGTCAGAGGCTGGCTCGGTTGGAACTGGTGCTGTGGATGGGATACTGTCGTCTCCTATACATGGTTCAAAACAGAAGGGAATCAATTTATCGATACAACTGATGAAGATATTAGCCTGAAAGCTTCTCTTCTCCATCCAAACACGGGTTTAAGCGATGCAGATACCGCAACCGCAAAACTAGATTTGAAATATCAAGCACTCGATGTGCTTTTCGGACGTACAATCGTCTATTGTGAAGACACTGTTCAATTGCATCCGTTCTTTGGATTTCATGGAATCTGGCTGAAGCATGATCAATCTTATTTATACGAAGGAGGCGACTTTGGTACAGGAAGTCTTGCCGCCCCTGCAAGAGTGACTTGGAACTCCACACTGAAAGGAGCCGGCCTAATCGGTGGAGCTGATGTGAATCTGAAATGGCCATGCGGAATCGGAATTTTCGGGAGCATGGGAGGATCTATCCTTGCCTCAAAAACAGATATCGAACATCTCCAGGAAATCCTGGATATTTCCGGCAATATCACTTCAACAGATATCGATCTAAAAGAAGATCAATGCGTATGCATCCCTGGACTGCACTTGAAAACAGGACTTAGCTTTCAGTTTGCTTGCGGTCAATGCCTGCTAATGAAATTTCACCTCATGTATGAATTCAACAACTATTTTAATACTCCCCACTTGAGAAGATACAGCTATAATAACGAAGGGGTGTCAAGCTCTTCGGCTTCCGGGAATACGGCTCTGCAAGGAATTACAGTAGGAGGTGAAATTTTCTTTTAG